One Oryza brachyantha chromosome 3, ObraRS2, whole genome shotgun sequence DNA segment encodes these proteins:
- the LOC121053925 gene encoding cysteine proteinase inhibitor 8-like → MARAPVPLLLLLLALAAGTAHAALGGHGGKGRGPRVGGYSPISDVGDAHIQELGRWAVEQHGDGLQFRRVTSGEQQVVSGMNYRLFLDAADPAGKTASYVAVVYEQLWTNTRELTSFKPAAAAH, encoded by the coding sequence ATGGCGAGGGCACCAGTACCCCtcctactcctcctcctcgccctcgccgccggcaccgcccACGCGGCGCTGGGGGGCCACGGCGGCAAGGGGCGCGGCCCGCGGGTGGGCGGGTACAGCCCGATCAGTGACGTGGGGGACGCCCACATCCAGGAGCTCGGCAGGTGGGCGGTGGAGCAGCACGGCGACGGGCTGCAGTTCCGCCGGGTGACCAGCGGCGAGCAGCAGGTGGTCTCCGGGATGAACTACCGCCTGTTCCTCGACGCGGCGGACCCCGCCGGGAAGACCGCCTCCtacgtcgccgtcgtctacGAGCAGTTGTGGACCAACACCCGCGAGCTCACCTCCTTcaagcccgccgccgccgcccactaA